Proteins co-encoded in one Symbiobacterium terraclitae genomic window:
- a CDS encoding amidohydrolase: MAKLAITGATVYPISSPPMEGAALLVGDGKILAVGRVEVPSDARVIDARGLHLLPGFVDPHTHVGLWGEGDGPPAYDGNEWTANTTAQVRALDAINPFHVSFADARSAGVTTVQTLPGSGNPIGGEMVVIKTRGRTADEMVLRQPSGLKGALGENPKRLHGQNHKRMPASRMGVAAVIRQYLARAREYDPEKGRDLGLELARRVLERAVPLRLHAHRADDIVTAVRIAREFDIDLSIEHCTEGWMVADFLAEAGYPVTLGPMLGGRSKVETANMTFRNPGILEKAGVHVSLMTDHPFVPIAHHRIQGALAVREGMSEAGALRAMTLNPAEMLGVTHRVGSLEPGKDADFVLWSDHPFRARARVVATYIEGHVVYGAEP, from the coding sequence ATGGCCAAGCTCGCGATCACCGGCGCGACGGTCTACCCCATCAGCAGCCCGCCGATGGAGGGGGCCGCCCTCCTGGTCGGGGACGGGAAGATCCTGGCCGTGGGGCGGGTGGAGGTCCCGTCCGACGCCCGGGTCATCGACGCCCGGGGGCTGCACCTGCTGCCGGGCTTCGTCGACCCGCACACCCACGTGGGCCTCTGGGGCGAGGGCGACGGCCCGCCCGCCTACGACGGCAACGAGTGGACCGCCAACACCACGGCGCAGGTCCGCGCGCTGGACGCCATCAACCCGTTCCACGTCTCCTTCGCGGACGCCCGCTCCGCCGGGGTGACGACCGTGCAGACGCTGCCCGGGTCTGGCAATCCCATCGGCGGGGAGATGGTGGTCATCAAGACGCGGGGCCGCACGGCGGACGAGATGGTGCTCCGGCAGCCGTCCGGCCTGAAGGGAGCCCTGGGCGAGAACCCGAAGCGGCTGCACGGGCAGAACCACAAGCGGATGCCGGCCAGCCGCATGGGTGTGGCGGCGGTCATCCGCCAGTATCTGGCCCGGGCCCGTGAGTACGACCCGGAAAAAGGAAGGGACCTGGGACTGGAGCTGGCCCGCCGCGTGCTCGAGCGCGCGGTGCCGCTCAGGCTCCACGCCCACCGGGCGGACGACATCGTGACGGCCGTCCGCATCGCCCGGGAGTTCGACATCGACCTGTCCATCGAGCACTGCACCGAGGGCTGGATGGTGGCCGACTTCCTGGCGGAGGCGGGCTACCCCGTGACGCTCGGGCCGATGCTGGGCGGGCGGTCCAAGGTGGAGACGGCCAACATGACCTTCCGCAACCCGGGCATCCTGGAGAAGGCCGGCGTCCACGTCTCGCTGATGACGGACCACCCCTTCGTGCCCATCGCCCACCACCGCATCCAGGGCGCCCTGGCGGTCCGGGAGGGGATGAGCGAGGCCGGCGCCCTGCGGGCGATGACCCTGAACCCCGCCGAGATGCTGGGCGTGACCCACCGGGTGGGCTCGCTGGAGCCGGGGAAGGACGCCGACTTCGTGCTGTGGAGCGACCACCCGTTCCGGGCGCGGGCCCGCGTGGTGGCCACGTACATCGAGGGACACGTGGTGTACGGGGCGGAGCCGTAG
- a CDS encoding helix-turn-helix domain-containing protein, which translates to MFRVEGELVGNCPGAAVFQVGAFPGPRIAGQPAAMVTLGCTGHFSFDVPDGSWYVHAVGGIADDRGILNGLGWGSHGGIYGFGRPVTPGEPVRIHVSPLWRDLTHLPLIRGAMLSDDQWQAIHRAMARLHEDLGSNIEGDLDRAASLARTRLSALFRRGVGVTMEEYRTRARLEAAKALLVLSDAAVHDIALEVGYSTPAQLRRMFLRYLGVTPGEFRRQAQAVSEAWQGADGQSGAESDESPAARQAVRRYSLTSALSRWLTPPRAGTVRGEVLYRGEHSGRALYIGLFPNPVPDAYPAAWTALPAPGPFTLRRVPEGRYYVLAAYLAARMLYPGDLSSGFAYGGYGDVDTTGDLANWHPMPVTVRAGDEVAGLRIELVDGEAIRRFGGNWLRSFLPDGR; encoded by the coding sequence GTGTTCCGGGTGGAAGGCGAACTCGTGGGCAACTGCCCCGGCGCGGCCGTGTTCCAGGTCGGGGCGTTTCCGGGCCCCCGCATCGCAGGGCAGCCCGCTGCAATGGTGACACTGGGCTGCACCGGGCACTTCAGCTTTGACGTTCCCGACGGGTCCTGGTACGTCCACGCCGTGGGCGGCATCGCCGACGACAGGGGGATCCTGAACGGGCTGGGCTGGGGCAGCCACGGGGGCATCTACGGCTTCGGCCGCCCCGTCACGCCGGGAGAGCCGGTGCGTATCCACGTCAGCCCCCTCTGGCGCGACCTGACCCACCTCCCGCTCATCCGCGGGGCGATGCTCTCCGACGACCAGTGGCAGGCCATCCACCGCGCGATGGCCCGCCTGCACGAGGATCTGGGCAGCAACATCGAGGGCGACCTGGACCGGGCCGCCTCCCTGGCCCGGACGCGGCTGAGCGCGCTGTTCCGGCGGGGCGTGGGCGTCACCATGGAGGAGTACCGCACGCGCGCCCGGCTCGAGGCCGCCAAGGCCCTGCTGGTCCTCTCGGACGCTGCCGTCCACGACATCGCACTGGAGGTCGGCTACAGCACCCCGGCACAGCTCCGCCGCATGTTCCTGCGCTACCTGGGCGTCACGCCGGGTGAGTTCCGGCGCCAGGCGCAGGCCGTGTCGGAGGCCTGGCAAGGGGCAGACGGACAGTCAGGAGCCGAATCGGACGAGTCGCCGGCCGCGCGGCAGGCTGTACGCCGCTACAGCCTGACGAGCGCCCTCTCCCGCTGGCTCACGCCGCCCCGGGCGGGCACCGTGCGGGGCGAGGTGCTCTACCGGGGCGAACACTCCGGCCGGGCGCTCTACATCGGCCTCTTTCCCAACCCGGTTCCCGACGCCTACCCCGCGGCATGGACGGCCCTGCCGGCCCCAGGGCCCTTCACCCTGCGCCGCGTGCCCGAAGGGCGCTACTACGTGCTGGCCGCCTACCTCGCCGCCCGCATGCTCTACCCGGGTGACCTCTCTTCGGGATTCGCCTACGGCGGCTACGGCGACGTCGACACGACAGGCGACCTCGCGAACTGGCACCCGATGCCGGTGACGGTACGGGCCGGCGACGAGGTCGCGGGGCTGCGGATCGAGCTGGTGGACGGCGAGGCCATCCGCCGGTTCGGCGGGAACTGGCTGCGCAGCTTCCTGCCGGATGGAAGATAA
- a CDS encoding SRPBCC family protein — protein sequence MEAVETQVLVAAQQDVVWWAWTRAERITQWFAPAARIEPHPGGAFELFFNPADRTRDCTAGCTFTAVEPMTRLGFTWKGPDQFAAVMNDPDRLTTVSVTFEPAEGGTRVTVTHTGWGEGEAWAEARNWHVMAWRHVLDSLKGALESGKGDLCCAPPEHADD from the coding sequence TTGGAGGCAGTAGAGACGCAGGTGTTGGTTGCAGCCCAGCAGGACGTGGTCTGGTGGGCCTGGACCCGCGCGGAGCGCATCACGCAGTGGTTTGCGCCGGCGGCCCGCATCGAGCCGCACCCCGGAGGGGCATTCGAACTGTTCTTCAACCCGGCGGACCGCACCCGCGACTGCACGGCGGGCTGCACCTTCACCGCGGTGGAGCCCATGACCCGCCTGGGATTCACCTGGAAGGGGCCCGACCAGTTCGCCGCGGTGATGAACGACCCCGACCGCCTCACGACCGTCTCGGTGACCTTCGAGCCCGCCGAGGGCGGCACCCGAGTGACGGTGACACATACCGGCTGGGGCGAGGGCGAGGCCTGGGCCGAGGCCCGGAACTGGCACGTCATGGCCTGGCGGCACGTCCTGGACAGCCTGAAGGGCGCGCTGGAGTCCGGCAAGGGCGACCTCTGCTGCGCCCCGCCTGAGCACGCCGACGACTAG
- a CDS encoding MFS transporter, translating to MGALTRWTRSKHLLILLAAKMVAMVSVQIYTVLQSWLVLDLTGSTLALGTLLMMTTIPRAVLLPVGGVLADRLHPRNLVIGTGYAFALLLVPVALLLRAGGLTLGHLALVALGMGLVTALYIPASTSILPDLVEAGFLQQANAANHVVLMLSFFLGPALAGGLITAAGTSTTVVVVAGACALCAAAAHLLPRRREAAERTEPSGAFRAFAEGLAVVWTNRVLQGCIALAAVLNLAVPGPLQVGLPALAADRGMDPSGLGLLMASSGLGQIVGAVLGGAFGRNGRQVARIMALGLVAGALWTAIGWIPHAVAVMAVLAGAGLWLGILNVVAATAIQVYAPPHLLGRVLSLQHLGIVGLQPVSFLVSGWVMEPFGTPAVFQASGVVLVLTAVVGTVLMARGHERVEVRSAG from the coding sequence ATGGGCGCCCTGACCCGGTGGACACGTTCAAAGCACCTGTTGATTCTCCTGGCTGCGAAGATGGTCGCGATGGTGAGCGTCCAGATCTACACTGTGCTGCAGTCCTGGCTCGTGCTGGACCTCACGGGGTCCACGCTGGCGCTGGGCACCCTCCTCATGATGACCACGATTCCCCGCGCCGTGCTGCTGCCTGTGGGTGGGGTCCTGGCGGACCGCCTCCACCCCCGGAACCTCGTCATCGGCACGGGTTACGCCTTTGCCCTGCTCCTGGTGCCGGTGGCCCTGTTGCTGCGGGCAGGAGGGCTCACGCTGGGCCACCTCGCGCTTGTGGCCCTGGGAATGGGACTTGTGACTGCGCTGTACATCCCGGCATCCACGTCGATCCTGCCTGACCTGGTCGAGGCCGGGTTCCTGCAGCAGGCCAACGCCGCAAACCATGTCGTCCTGATGCTCTCGTTCTTCCTCGGGCCGGCGCTGGCCGGAGGACTGATAACGGCGGCCGGAACGTCCACCACCGTCGTGGTCGTGGCCGGAGCATGTGCCCTGTGTGCCGCCGCCGCGCATCTGCTCCCGCGCCGCAGGGAGGCTGCCGAGCGCACCGAGCCATCAGGCGCCTTCCGTGCTTTTGCGGAAGGGCTGGCGGTTGTCTGGACCAACCGCGTTCTCCAGGGCTGCATTGCCCTGGCGGCTGTGCTGAACCTTGCCGTGCCGGGTCCGCTGCAGGTGGGTCTGCCCGCCCTGGCAGCAGACCGGGGAATGGACCCCAGCGGGTTGGGCCTTCTGATGGCCAGTTCGGGCCTGGGCCAGATCGTGGGGGCGGTGCTCGGCGGCGCCTTCGGCCGGAACGGCCGCCAGGTCGCCCGGATCATGGCCCTGGGGTTGGTCGCGGGCGCGCTGTGGACGGCCATCGGCTGGATTCCGCACGCGGTGGCGGTGATGGCCGTTCTGGCCGGCGCGGGGCTATGGCTGGGCATTCTTAACGTGGTGGCGGCAACGGCCATACAGGTTTACGCACCGCCGCATCTGCTCGGGCGTGTCCTCAGTCTGCAGCACCTGGGGATCGTTGGCCTGCAGCCTGTCTCCTTCCTGGTGAGCGGCTGGGTCATGGAGCCCTTCGGCACCCCGGCCGTCTTCCAGGCCAGCGGCGTGGTGCTGGTGCTGACGGCGGTCGTGGGGACCGTCCTGATGGCGCGGGGGCACGAGCGGGTTGAGGTTCGGAGCGCAGGGTAG
- a CDS encoding amidohydrolase, with protein MRAISNARILTVADGVIESGTVLVDDQGRIAAVGARVAVPDGVEVIDAGGRTLTPGLVDAFSHLGLINEGLGWAGNDAEETTDPNTAHVRALDGIYPFDRGIAEARSGGVTTVHVVPRGGNVLAGEALAVKLRRAVAADDLVLRRPTGIAASLGERPKATHGSEKRMPATRMGVAAVLREALVKAQEYRPEKERDLRCEALLPVLRGELPLLVQAHRADDIATALRIGREFGIRITLLGATEAFLVADLIAEAGATVAAGPSLAARGRQETREVGFHLPLALHRQGVPTAIVTGHPELPEPYLNIAAALAVREGLTPEEALRAVTLTPAQILGVADRVGAIAPGLDADLVLWDGDPLELTTRVAWTMVEGRIVYRDGSADGPYGEVEC; from the coding sequence GTGCGCGCAATCAGCAACGCCCGGATCCTGACCGTCGCTGACGGGGTGATCGAGTCCGGCACCGTCCTGGTGGACGACCAGGGCAGGATCGCCGCAGTCGGGGCCCGGGTCGCCGTTCCCGACGGAGTGGAGGTCATCGACGCCGGGGGGCGGACCCTCACCCCCGGCCTGGTGGACGCGTTCAGCCACCTGGGTCTGATCAACGAGGGGCTCGGCTGGGCAGGCAACGACGCCGAGGAGACCACAGACCCCAACACCGCCCACGTGCGCGCGCTGGACGGGATCTACCCCTTTGACCGGGGGATTGCGGAGGCCCGGTCCGGCGGGGTGACCACCGTGCACGTGGTGCCCCGGGGCGGCAATGTGCTGGCGGGGGAGGCGCTGGCTGTCAAGCTGCGGCGGGCCGTGGCGGCCGACGACCTGGTGCTCCGCCGTCCGACCGGCATCGCCGCAAGCCTGGGCGAGCGGCCCAAGGCCACCCACGGCAGCGAGAAGCGGATGCCCGCGACGCGCATGGGCGTCGCCGCCGTGCTGCGGGAGGCCCTGGTCAAGGCCCAGGAGTACCGGCCGGAAAAGGAGCGTGACCTGCGCTGCGAGGCGCTGCTCCCGGTGCTGCGGGGCGAGCTGCCGCTGCTGGTGCAGGCCCACCGCGCCGACGACATCGCCACGGCGCTGCGGATCGGCCGGGAGTTCGGCATCCGCATCACTCTGCTGGGGGCGACCGAGGCTTTTCTGGTGGCGGACCTCATCGCCGAGGCCGGCGCGACCGTGGCGGCGGGGCCGTCGCTGGCGGCCCGCGGGCGCCAGGAGACCCGGGAAGTCGGCTTCCACCTGCCGCTGGCGCTGCACCGGCAGGGAGTTCCGACGGCCATCGTCACCGGCCACCCGGAGCTGCCGGAGCCCTATCTGAACATCGCCGCTGCCCTGGCGGTGCGGGAGGGATTGACCCCCGAGGAGGCGCTGCGGGCGGTGACGCTGACGCCGGCGCAGATCCTGGGCGTGGCCGACCGGGTCGGGGCCATCGCCCCTGGGCTGGATGCCGACCTCGTGCTCTGGGACGGCGACCCGCTGGAGCTGACGACCAGGGTCGCCTGGACGATGGTGGAGGGCCGGATCGTCTACCGGGACGGCAGCGCTGACGGCCCGTACGGGGAGGTGGAGTGCTGA